In the genome of Candidatus Nanopelagicales bacterium, one region contains:
- the crcB gene encoding fluoride efflux transporter CrcB produces MPDPLLVAIGAAVGAPARYLLDRAVMQRVTGAFPWGTLLVNVLGSLVLGLVLGAALPPPARLLLGVGFCGALTTFSTFGYETQRLLDGGARRTALLNVVVSVLACVAAVAAGIAIGSLRT; encoded by the coding sequence GTGCCCGACCCCCTCCTGGTGGCGATCGGCGCCGCCGTCGGCGCTCCCGCGCGCTACCTGCTCGACCGCGCCGTGATGCAGCGCGTCACCGGCGCCTTCCCGTGGGGCACGCTCCTCGTCAACGTGCTCGGCTCGCTGGTACTCGGCCTGGTCCTCGGCGCCGCGCTGCCGCCGCCGGCCCGGCTGCTGCTCGGGGTCGGTTTCTGCGGGGCCCTGACGACCTTCTCGACATTCGGGTACGAGACCCAGCGACTCCTCGACGGTGGGGCCCGGCGCACCGCCCTGCTCAACGTCGTCGTGTCGGTCCTCGCCTGCGTGGCCGCCGTGGCGGCCGGTATCGCGATCGGTTCGCTGCGGACCTGA
- a CDS encoding DUF190 domain-containing protein, with product MDGTTSPELNGHALRLTVVIGESDRWHHTPLYTEIVQRAHAAGLAGASVFRGIEGFGRTNHLHTTRILSLSDDLPVTVVVVDAEDRVRAFLPQLEELVSGGLVIVEPVEVVTYAAHDR from the coding sequence ATGGACGGGACCACGTCCCCGGAGCTGAACGGTCACGCGCTGCGGCTGACCGTCGTGATCGGCGAGTCCGACCGGTGGCACCACACGCCGCTCTACACCGAGATCGTGCAGCGCGCGCATGCCGCCGGGCTCGCAGGAGCGTCGGTGTTCCGTGGCATCGAGGGCTTCGGCCGCACCAACCACCTGCACACCACCCGGATCCTGAGCCTGTCCGACGACCTGCCGGTCACGGTCGTGGTCGTCGACGCGGAGGACCGGGTACGCGCCTTCCTCCCGCAGCTGGAGGAGCTGGTGTCGGGCGGCCTGGTCATCGTCGAGCCGGTCGAGGTCGTGACGTACGCGGCCCACGACCGCTGA